The Thunnus maccoyii chromosome 9, fThuMac1.1, whole genome shotgun sequence genome includes a region encoding these proteins:
- the prf1.5 gene encoding perforin 1.5 produces the protein MPTGGFQRSKFALFMLALPVILHVYGVQGCRIGSGSECENAPFVPGYNLAGEGFDVVRMRRTGAYVINVKGHLADNHTCTLCPNPFQNGKIQRLPAAVLDWRPFSRCSKQLSSALHHSVESLLRSSSSLVNNNWDLGLSLDDIGKAVMGGSRSDLAKFARSQHSVDKATFAIHEISCSYYSYRLADHPQLSTEFTKHLQRLPQSLNTSQSRALYRRLIDTYGTHYIHQVQLGGKVKRITAFRTCLATLKGFSESEIKNCLNAELRIALGFLPANVSFSNKCDNLLKGNMSMGFYQGFMTHKIEVIGGERYFPDILYQQDPSEAYHSWMNSLHDNPDVVSYAIFPLHHLVEDSQISDNLKSTITEYIKENQLKEDQLGLKNCSPTPNLDHNCCPFRAGRGTLRLEIHRAAGLKADTFTKTDAYIKIFYNGIYEETETVMDDNNPVWNVTYNFGSVELGQDLRFEVWDRDVLYNDLVGKCLIFPERGTHSLSCQLRKGVLYFTYTIKCDSHLTGFRCGRYSPNAE, from the exons ATGCCAACTGGAGGATTCCAGAGGAGCAAATTTGCCCTGTTTATGTTGGCTTTGCCGGTCATTTTGCACGTCTATGGAGTCCAGGGATGTCGGATTGGCTCTGGGTCAGAGTGTGAGAATGCCCCGTTTGTTCCGGGGTACAACCTGGCTGGGGAGGGTTTTGATGTGGTGCGGATGCGTCGAACAGGAGCGTATGTCATCAATGTCAAAGGTCATCTGGCTGACAATCACACCTGTACACTGTGTCCAAACCCCTTTCAAAATGGCAAG ATTCAGAGGCTCCCAGCAGCAGTGCTTGACTGGCGTCCCTTCAGCCGCTGCAGTAAACAGCTCTCTAGCGCCCTCCACCACTCTGTAGAGTCCTTGCTGCGCAGCTCCAGCTCCTTAGTTAACAACAACTGGGATCTGGGTTTGAGCTTAGATGATATTGGCAAGGCAGTGATGGGAGGAAGCCGCTCAGACTTGGCGAAGTTTGCTCGTTCGCAGCACAGTGTGGACAAAGCCACTTTTGCCATCCATGAAATCAGTTGCTCCTACTACAG CTACAGGCTGGCTGACCATCCCCAGCTGAGCACAGAGTTCACAAAGCATCTGCAGAGACTCCCACAGAGTTTAAATACAAGCCAGAGCAGAGCCCTGTATAGACGGCTGATTGACACCTATGGAACACACTACATACACCAG GTCCAACTTGGTGGTAAAGTGAAGCGAATCACAGCCTTCAGGACCTGCCTGGCCACACTGAAGGGCTTCTCAGAGTCTGAGATCAAAAACTGCCTGAACGCTGAGCTCCGCATAGCTCTGGGTTTCCTCCCTGCCAATGTATCCTTCTCCAACAAGTGTGACAACCTCTTGAAGGGCAATATGAGCATGGGCTTCTATCAAGGCTTCATGACCCATAAGATTGAGGTGATTGGAGGGGAGAGGTACTTCCCCGACATCCTCTACCAGCAGGATCCGTCCGAGGCCTACCACAGCTGGATGAACAGTCTCCACGACAACCCTGATGTGGTTTCTTATGCTATCTTCCCTCTGCATCATCTGGTGGAGGACTCGCAGATCAGTGATAACCTGAAAAGCACTATCACAGAGTACATTAAAGAGAACCAGCTGAAGGAGGACCAGCTGGGTTTAAAAAATTGCTCCCCGACCCCCAACCTGGACCACAACTGCTGTCCGTTTCGGGCTGGCAGAGGAACTCTCAGACTGGAGatccacagagctgctggtctGAAGGCAGACACCTTCACGAAAACAGACGCCTACATTAAGATCTTCTACAACGGCATATACGAGGAGACGGAGACAGTGATGGACGACAATAACCCAGTATGGAATGTGACTTATAACTTTGGCTCAGTGGAACTGGGTCAGGACTTGAGGTTTGAAGTCTGGGATCGGGATGTGCTTTACAATGACTTAGTAGGGAAGTGTCTCATCTTTCCTGAGCGAGGAACTCATTCTCTAAGCTGTCAACTGCGCAAAGGAGTTCTCTATTTCACTTATACCATCAAATGTGATTCTCACTTGACCGGCTTCAGGTGTGGACGATACTCGCCCAATGCCGAGTAG